One genomic region from Salvia hispanica cultivar TCC Black 2014 chromosome 2, UniMelb_Shisp_WGS_1.0, whole genome shotgun sequence encodes:
- the LOC125203911 gene encoding 40S ribosomal protein SA-like — MATPQRILTTKEADIQIMLAAEVHLGTKNCDFQMERYAFKRRNDGIYIINLGKTWDKLQMAARVIVGIENPQDIIVQSARPYGQRAVLKFAQYTGANAIAGRHTPGTFTNQLQTTFSEPRLLILTDPRTDHQPIKEAALYNIPTIAFCDTDSPMRYVDIGIPANNKGKHSIGCLFWLLARMVLQMRGVIAPGHKWDIMVDLFFYREPEEAKEEEQEEAPALDYADYGAAAIGGDWSSAQIPDAQWAPELAGAAAPVAGGWAAADAGPDGWDAAVAPPAGDAPVAAAPTSAPVDIAPSGWE; from the exons ATGGCGACCCCTCAAAGGATTCTGACCACTAAGGAGGCCGACATTCAGATTATGCTGGCTGCCGAAGTCCACCTCGGCACAAAAAACTGTGATTTCCAGATGGAGAGATACGCCTTCAAGCGCCGCAACGATG GTATTTACATCATCAATCTTGGAAAGACTTGGGATAAGTTGCAGATGGCTGCCCGAGTTATTGTTGGGATTGAGAATCCTCAAGATATCATTGTGCAATCTGCCAGACCTTATGGTCAGAGAGCTGTTCTGAAATTTGCTCAGTATACCGGTGCTAATGCAATTGCGGGGCGCCATACCCCTGGAACATTCACCAACCAGCTCCAGACAACATTCAGTGAGCCAAGGCTTCTCATTCTAACAGACCCAAGAACTGACCATCAG CCTATCAAAGAAGCTGCTCTTTACAATATCCCCACAATTGCCTTCTGCGATACTGACTCACCTATGCGATATGTGGATATTGGAATCCCTGCCAACAACAAGGGAAAGCACAGCATTGGTTGTCTGTTCTGGCTTTTGGCTAGGATGGTGCTGCAGATGCGTGGTGTTATTGCTCCCGGTCATAAATGGGATATCATG GTTGACCTGTTCTTCTACAGGGAGCCAGAGGAGGCCAAGGAAGAAGAACAGGAGGAAGCTCCAGCTCTGGATTATGCTGATTATGGTGCTGCTGCAATTGGAGGTGATTGGTCTAGTGCTCAAATCCCTGATGCCCAATGGGCACCTGAATTGGCTGGTGCAGCTGCTCCAGTTGCCGGTGGTTGGGCAGCTGCTGATGCAG GTCCTGATGGATGGGATGCGGCTGTGGCTCC